The Polymorphobacter megasporae genomic sequence TCCCGGTGGCGATGCCGACAGTCCTGTCGGTGACGATGGCGGTCGGTGCCCGGCTGCTTGCCGAGAAGAAGGCGATCGTCAGCAAGCTCGTCGCGATAGAGGAACTGGCCGGCGTCGACGTGCTGTGCGCCGACAAGACGGGCACGCTGACGCAGAACAAGCTGACGCTGGGCGACCCGTTCTGCCTCGACAAGACGACGCCGGACGAACTCATCCTTGCCGGTGCCCTTGCCTCCCGCGCGGACAGCAAAGACACGATCGACCTCGCGGTCATCGGCGGCGTCAAGGACAAGGCGGCGCTGAAGCCATATGACGTGACGCATTTCGAGCCGTTCGATCCGGTGCACAAGCGGACCGTGGCGACCGTCACCGGGCCAGGTGGGCAGGCGTTCAAGGTTTCCAAGGGCGCGCCGCAGGTCATGCTCGCCATGGCCGCCAACGCCGACGCAGTGAAGGCAGCGTTCGACAAGGCGGTCGACGATTTCGCAGCGCGCGGCTTCCGCGCGCTCGGCGTTGCCCGCGCCGACGGCGACGGCACATGGCAGCTGCTCGGCGTTTTGCCGCTGTACGACCCGCCGCGCGACGACGCCAAGGCGACGGTGGCGACCGCAGCGGCGATGGGCGTCAAGATCAAGATGGTGACTGGGGACGCGCTCGCCATCGCCATCGAGACTGCCAAAACGCTCGGCATGGGCACAAACATCCTCGACGGTGCCATCCTCGGCGATGCCGAGACGAAGGCGACCGCGGCGGTCACCAAGTCGATCGAGAATGCCGACGGCTTCGCCCAGGTCTTTCCCGAACATAAGTTCCACATCGTCGAAGTGCTGCAGAAGAACGGCCATATCGTCGGCATGACCGGCGACGGGGTCAACGACGCCCCGGCGCTGAAAAAGGCTGACTGCGGTTTCGCCGTTTCAGGCGCGACCGATGCGGCCCGCGCCGCCGCCTCGATAGTGCTCGTGGCCCCCGGGCTGTCGGTCATCATCGATGCGCTGAAGGAGAGTCGTAAAATCTTCCAGCGGATGAACAGCTATTCGATTTACCGTATTGCGGAGACGTTGCGTGTCCTGCTGTTCATGACGGCGGCGATCGTCTTCTTTAACTTCTACCCGGTCACCGCGATCATGATCGTGATGCTGGCGTTGCTCAACGACGGCGCGATCCTGTCGATCGCTTACGACAACGTCCGCTATTCGAACCGGCCCGAGGCGTGGAACATGCGCCTCGTGCTTGGCATCGCGACGGTGCTTGGTCTGGTCGGCGTGGTGGCGGCGTTCGGCCTGTTCTACCTCGGCCTGCGTGTCTTTCACCTCGGTCATCCGCAGCTGCAGACGATGATGTACCTGAAGCTGTCGGTCGCCGGGCACCTGACCATCTTCCAGGCCCGCACCCGTGGCCCGTGGTGGTCGACCCGTCCCGCGTGGATCCTGCTGGCGGCGGTGTTGGGCACACAAGTCGTGGCGACGCTGATCGCCGTCTACGGCGCGGGACTGGTGGTGCCGCTCGGGTGGTACTATGCGGGTGTTGTCTGGGCCTATGCGATTGCGTGGTTCCTCGTGACCGACCCGGTCAAGCTGCTCGCCTATCATTTCCTTGCCCGGGCGGCGGAGGCTCCGGTTCCCGTAGTCAAGGCCAAAGATCCGGCAGCGGCGGCGACGGCAAGCCCGGCCAAGGTGGCCGTGCCGTATGATCCGGCGCCAACACCAGCTGCCACGGCAAGCGACACGAATCCGACAGCTATCGCCGCTCTCCTCGACACGCGGCTCGGCGACATTTTGGCGGCCGGGGTCTTGAAAGAGCCGCACGAGGCCGAGCATATCCTAGCAGAGGCGATCGCCGCCGCCGAGACCTCCGAGCGGAAGGGTCACGCGGCACCCGTCGCTGACGCCGAGCATCACGCGGCCAAGCCTAGGCCGCATGCCCAAACCAAAACAACGGCCGCACCCGTCGTTCCTGCCAAGAGCGGCGACCACAAGCGCGCTTCCGCGCCGAAAGGACATCGATGAAGATCCATACCGGAGATTTCCGCGTCCACGAGGACGCGACGGTCGACCTCGGCCACTGGCCGACGGAAGTCGATCCCGTCTACAAATCCAAGAAGCAGTACAAATCGCTGCTGCAGAAGCACGTCGACAAGCTCAGCGAGCTGCAGCGGCTGCACTATGCGTCCAACCGTTATGCCCTGCTCCTGATCTTCCAAGCGATGGATGCGGCCGGCAAGGACGGGGCAATTCGGCACGTCATGTCGGGGGTCAATCCCCAGGGTTGCCAGGTGTTCAGCTTCAAGCACCCGAGCGCTGCCGAACTCGAACATGATTTTCTCTGGCGCACAACGCGCGACCTGCCGGCGCGCGGCCGCATCGGCATCTTCAACCGGTCCTATTACGAGGAAGTGCTGATCACCCGCGTTCATCCCAAGATTCTGCAGGGCGAAGGTCTGCCCGATCTGCCGGCTGACGACGACAGCGTGTGGCACGATCGGTACCGCTCGATCCGCGACCTCGAGACGCATCTCCACTGCAATGGCACGCGCATCGTCAAGTTCTTCCTACATCTTTCGAAGGACGAGCAGCGGAAGCGCTTCCTCGCGCGGATCGACGAACCCGACAAGAACTGGAAGTTCAGCATGAACGACATCGTCGAGCGTGGATTCTGGAAGGAATATATGAAAGTTTATGGCGAGTGTCTCGGCGCGACGAGTAGCGAAGATTCACCGTGGTACGTCGTACCCGCCGACGACAAGGAAAATGCTCGGCTGATTGTCTCGCAAATCATCCTCGACACATTCGATGGGCTTAAAATGGCGTTCCCGAAGACAACTCCGGCCCGTCAGAAAGAGTTAGCGTCGATCCGCAAGACCTTAGAAAAGTAGCTGGCACGATAACCCCGCGTGGGTTGCCGTCGAAACCAGCTGCAGCGGCGACGTAGGTAGTTTCCGGCCCTGCTACCGCACTACTGCATCGGCTAAAAAGTCGTTTGACAGCTACGATTTTGGAATTGGTCGATGATCCGCCATACTTCGAAGATTGAGGGTTTCGCGCTGGAGGCGAGCGACGGCGCAATCGGTTCGATCAGCGATCTACTTTTCGACGACGCGACGTGGCAAATACGCTGGCTCGTGATTGATACCGGAGGCTGGCTGTCCGGCCGCAAGGTACTGCTGCCGCCATCCGCGTTGGGGCACGTTAATCATATTGGTCATCAATTTTCGGTGCGCCTGACCCAACAGCAGGTTAAAGACAGCCCGTCGGTAAATACGGACGAGCCGGTGTCCCGACAGATGGAGACCGGCCTCTATGATTATTATGGCTGGGCGCCGTACTGGTCGACTGGTTTTTATATGGGCGGTTACGGCTATGCCGGTGGCGTCGGA encodes the following:
- a CDS encoding plasma-membrane proton-efflux P-type ATPase, which translates into the protein MTAQKPKSDELAAAKSAVKKSAGKAGGGNPFETMPVADLEKKLGWSADGLTHAEATKRLTQYGANEIVEKKQNVLLKLLTYFWGPIPWMIEVAVVLSAVVGHWADFGIILLLLVANAGVGFWEERQAGNAIAALKAKLAIKADVKRDGKWITPPARQVVPGDTVRLNIGDIVPADARLLDGDELSVDQSALTGESLPKTCKAGDPVFSGSIVRRGETTALVYATGSDTFFGKTADLVQTAVTVSHFQTAVLRIGRYLIVLALVMVVVIIAMGLYRGEAILTTLQFALVLTVAAIPVAMPTVLSVTMAVGARLLAEKKAIVSKLVAIEELAGVDVLCADKTGTLTQNKLTLGDPFCLDKTTPDELILAGALASRADSKDTIDLAVIGGVKDKAALKPYDVTHFEPFDPVHKRTVATVTGPGGQAFKVSKGAPQVMLAMAANADAVKAAFDKAVDDFAARGFRALGVARADGDGTWQLLGVLPLYDPPRDDAKATVATAAAMGVKIKMVTGDALAIAIETAKTLGMGTNILDGAILGDAETKATAAVTKSIENADGFAQVFPEHKFHIVEVLQKNGHIVGMTGDGVNDAPALKKADCGFAVSGATDAARAAASIVLVAPGLSVIIDALKESRKIFQRMNSYSIYRIAETLRVLLFMTAAIVFFNFYPVTAIMIVMLALLNDGAILSIAYDNVRYSNRPEAWNMRLVLGIATVLGLVGVVAAFGLFYLGLRVFHLGHPQLQTMMYLKLSVAGHLTIFQARTRGPWWSTRPAWILLAAVLGTQVVATLIAVYGAGLVVPLGWYYAGVVWAYAIAWFLVTDPVKLLAYHFLARAAEAPVPVVKAKDPAAAATASPAKVAVPYDPAPTPAATASDTNPTAIAALLDTRLGDILAAGVLKEPHEAEHILAEAIAAAETSERKGHAAPVADAEHHAAKPRPHAQTKTTAAPVVPAKSGDHKRASAPKGHR
- a CDS encoding ADP-polyphosphate phosphotransferase, producing the protein MKIHTGDFRVHEDATVDLGHWPTEVDPVYKSKKQYKSLLQKHVDKLSELQRLHYASNRYALLLIFQAMDAAGKDGAIRHVMSGVNPQGCQVFSFKHPSAAELEHDFLWRTTRDLPARGRIGIFNRSYYEEVLITRVHPKILQGEGLPDLPADDDSVWHDRYRSIRDLETHLHCNGTRIVKFFLHLSKDEQRKRFLARIDEPDKNWKFSMNDIVERGFWKEYMKVYGECLGATSSEDSPWYVVPADDKENARLIVSQIILDTFDGLKMAFPKTTPARQKELASIRKTLEK